From Brienomyrus brachyistius isolate T26 chromosome 21, BBRACH_0.4, whole genome shotgun sequence, the proteins below share one genomic window:
- the LOC125716379 gene encoding zinc finger and BTB domain-containing protein 7A-like isoform X1, with the protein MSSGARVRSGRWGGAGPRDAGEGPVGIPFPEYSTELLVGLNEQRLNGLLCDVLLVTQGHEFPAHRSVLATCSTYFHQLFTSGAAADRQSVYAIDFVRAEALATLLDFAYTATLTVSHASVQDVLSAARLLEIAPVRDVCCHLLDAKVLSLPAGCEHSEEEEMEKEEQAGAGEGEQTKRLWAREYLEYFQKGAHWQGSAAPEFRDVHSLPAPASPLPCAQRDEVPHGHRSPPAHLLKPDPEEENEKEDERDTSMWQRAIQAGAPSLNGHHCPPEDLKCEVEPYGVSASALLQEMIDSVSRKESADGADEATVDFYLNYFNSVARKGAHVAQDLLPLWATQHSGGSGEKKMRSKAFQKCPICSKVIQGAGKLPRHIRTHTGEKPYECAICKVRFTRQDKLKVHMRKHTGEKPYLCTQCGAAFAHSYDLRNHARGHTGLRPYQCPRCCKTFVRSDHLHRHLKKDGCDGEPPRRGRKPRPRDPSSLPNALGPRVHTGGGRRGLRETVQVAEVDPLCGHAYPPSTHSSQVRGPLQEGRGHCQAEPR; encoded by the exons ATGTCATCGGGGGCAAGGGTCAGGAGTGGGCGATGGGGTGGGGCGGGACCCAGAGATGCAGGGGAGGGTCCAGTGGGGATCCCCTTCCCAGAGTACAGCACGGAGCTCCTGGTCGGCCTGAACGAGCAGCGCCTCAATGGCCTCCTCTGCGACGTGCTGCTCGTCACCCAGGGCCACGAGTTCCCCGCCCACCGCTCCGTCCTGGCCACCTGCAGCACCTACTTCCACCAGCTCTTCACTTCAGGTGCTGCCGCCGACCGCCAGAGCGTCTACGCCATCGACTTTGTGCGTGCCGAGGCCCTGGCCACCCTGCTAGACTTCGCTTACACTGCAACCCTGACCGTCAGTCACGCCAGCGTGCAGGACGTGCTGAGCGCTGCTCGGCTGCTGGAGATCGCCCCTGTGCGGGAtgtctgctgccacctgctggatgCAAAAGTGCTCTCCCTGCCg GCTGGCTGTGAGCACAGCGAAGAGGAAGAAATGGAGAAAGAGGAGCAGGCAGGAGCTGGTGAGGGAGAGCAAACAAAGAGACTCTGGGCACGCGAGTACCTGGAGTACTTCCAGAAGGGGGCGCACTGGCAGGGAAGTGCTGCACCAGAATTCAGGGACGTGCATTCGCTTCCTGCTCCAGCCAGCCCTCTGCCATGTGCCCAACGTGATGAGGTGCCTCATGGACACCGCTCACCCCCAGCCCACCTGCTCAAGCCAGACCCCGAGGAGGAAAATGAAAAGGAAGACGAGAGGGACACTTCGATGTGGCAGAGGGCCATCCAGGCTGGGGCtccctccctgaatggacaccATTGCCCTCCAGAAGACCTCAAGTGTGAGGTGGAGCCATACGGTGTATCAGCTAGCGCACTGCTGCAGGAGATGATAGACTCTGTGAGCCGGAAGGAGTCGGCAGATGGTGCGGATGAAGCCACTGTGGACTTCTACCTGAACTACTTCAACAGTGTAGCGCGTAAGGGGGCCCATGTGGCACAGGACCTGCTGCCCCTGTGGGCGACGCAGCACAGTGGGGGGAGTGGGGAGAAGAAGATGAGGTCAAAGGCCTTCCAGAAGTGTCCCATTTGTTCCAAGGTGATCCAGGGAGCAGGAAAACTGCCCAGACACATCCGGACGCATACGGGCGAGAAGCCCTACGAATGTGCAATCTGCAAAGTGCGCTTCACCAG GCAGGACAAGCTGAAGGTCCACATGCGGAAGCATACGGGCGAGAAGCCCTATCTGTGCACACAGTGCGGAGCTGCTTTTGCGCACAGCTACGACCTGAGGAACCACGCCCGCGGTCACACGGGCCTGCGACCCTACCAGTGCCCCCGCTGCTGCAAGACCTTCGTCCGCTCTGACCACCTGCACCGGCACCTGAAGAAGGACGGCTGTGACGGAGAGCCACCGCGCCGTGGCCGTAAGCCACGCCCCCGGGACCCCTCCTCTCTTCCTAATGCACTCGGGCCCCGGGTGCACACTGGTGGCGGGAGGCGGGGCCTACGGGAGACGGTTCAGGTTGCTGAGGTGGATCCTCTTTGTGGTCACGCTTACCCTCCCTCCACTCACAGCTCTCAGGTACGGGGCCCCTTGCAGGAGGGGAGGGGACACTGTCAAGCAGAGCCACGCTGA
- the LOC125716382 gene encoding E3 SUMO-protein ligase PIAS4-A-like isoform X2 produces MVKSFRVSDLQTLLTSMGRSKSGLKQDLVGRALRLVQTEYSPELLKNIRQLYESRFPKAPGWATQRRPELGVGPGLANSTTAYSTHGSPSASNVHSADYLNGLPKPSPSPASEVKLCPLPFYKTLETLMSPTELVIQNSDKLQDSPCSFELTQSQVDQIRNCRELRPGMKSIQVVLRICYTDAVGVQEDQYPPNIAVKVNQSYCHVPGYYPSNKPGVEPRRPCRPVNITPWLHLSTVTNHITITWGNFGKRYCVALYLVRVFTAADLFNQLETCSVESADRCRERIQEKLRFDPESEIATTGLRVSLICPLVKMRLGVPCRVLTCAHLQCFDAVFFLQMNEKKPTWTCPVCDKPAPFELLAIDGLLSEILKETEDVEEIEYLADGSWRPIKEEKEKERSSTPECPLLDICSPETNGHSPAHATSTSLSGKAGPANSGASLGASAGVGGGTVVDLTLETSSEEEDSGGRLGDSDETDDSQDSPPPKKGRYGYDKDLVTAY; encoded by the exons ATGGTGAAGAGTTTTCGGGTGTCGGACCTACAGACCCTCCTGACCTCTATGGGCCGCAGTAAAAGTGGGCTGAAGCAGGACCTAGTGGGGCGTGCTCTGCGACTAGTGCAAACCGAATACAGCCCGGAGCTGCTGAAGAACATTCGGCAACTGTATGAATCGCGCTTTCCCAAGGCGCCAGGTTGGGCAACGCAACGACGCCCTGAGCTGGGTGTGGGGCCAGGGCTGGCCAACTCCACGACAGCCTACTCCACCCACGGCTCTCCATCTGCCTCCAATGTGCACAGTGCTGACTACCTCAATGGTTTGCCTAAGCCATCACCCAGTCCAGCTTCTGAGGTCAAGCTGTGCCCTCTGCCCTTCTATAAAACCCTGGAAACATTGATGTCCCCCACAGAGCTGG TCATACAGAACAGTGATAAACTGCAGGATAGTCCGTGCTCCTTTGAGCTGACACAGAGTCAAGTGGATCAGATAAGGAACTGCAG AGAGCTCCGACCAGGGATGAAGTCAATCCAGGTGGTGCTCAG aATCTGTTACACAGATGCAGTAGGTGTTCAGGAGGACCAGTACCCACCTAACATAGCTGTGAAAGTGAATCAGTCGTACTGTCATGTACCA GGCTACTACCCCTCCAACAAGCCCGGCGTGGAGCCCCGACGACCGTGTCGTCCTGTCAACATCACGCCCTGGCTACACCTGTCCACCGTCACCAACCACATCACCATCACATGGGGCAACTTCGGAAAG AGGTACTGTGTGGCGCTCTACCTAGTGCGGGTTTTCACCGCAGCAGACCTTTTCAATCAGTTGGAGACGTGCTCTGTGGAGAGTGCCGACCGGTGCCGAGAGCGCA TTCAGGAGAAACTACGCTTTGACCCAGAGAGTGAGATTGCGACTACCGGGCTGCGAGTGTCACTCATATGCCCG TTGGTGAAGATGCGACTGGGCGTGCCCTGCCGGGTGCTGACGTGCGCCCACCTGCAGTGCTTCGATGCAGTCTTCTTCCTGCAGATGAACGAAAAGAAACCCACCTGGACTTGTCCTGTGTGCGATAAACCCGCCCCATTTGAGCTGCTCGCCATTGATGG GCTGCTGTCTGAAATTCTGAAGGAAACTGAGGACGTGGAGGAGATTGAGTACTTGGCTGACGGCTCCTGGAGGCCAAtcaaagaggagaaggagaaagaACGTAGTAGCACGCCAGAGTGCCCCCTACTGGATATTT gcTCTCCAGAAACGAACGGCCACTCCCCCGCGCACGCGACCAGTACCAGCTTGAGTGGGAAGGCTGGGCCTGCTAACTCTGGCGCCAGCCTGGGGGCTTCAGCGGGAGTGGGGGGTGGAACAGTGGTGGACCTTACTTTGGAGACTTCTTCTGAGGAAGAGGATTCCGGTGGCAGGTTGGGTGACAGTGATGAGACTGATGACAGCCAGGACAGTCCGCCTCCAAAGAAAGGGCGATACGGCTATGACAAAGATCTGGTCACTGCGTACTGA
- the LOC125716386 gene encoding dual specificity mitogen-activated protein kinase kinase 2-like: protein MAPKRRPVPLNIAPSGDGQLSTNIDAASEANLATLQKKLEELDLDEQQKKRLEAFLTQKAKVGELKDDDFHHICELGAGNGGVVNKVRHKPSGLVMARKLIHLEIKPAIRNQIIRELQVLHECNSPYIVGFYGAFYSDGEISICMEHMDGGSLDQVLKEARRIPEEILGKVSIAVLRGLAYLREKHQIMHRDVKPSNILVNSRGEIKLCDFGVSGQLIDSMANSFVGTRSYMSPERLQGTHYSVQSDVWSMGLSLVELSIGRYPIPPPDAKELEAIFGRPVTDGAEGGIHSTSPRPRPPGRPVSGHGPAMAIFELLDYIVNEPPPKLPHGVFTTDFHEFVTKCLIKNPAERADLKMLMNHTFIKRSEVEEVDFAGWLCRTMGLNQPSTPTRTSV from the exons ATGGCCCCAAAAAGAAGACCTGTTCCCCTGAACATCGCACCCAGTGGAGATGGACAGCTGTCCACCAATATCGATGCTGCTTCCGA GGCCAATTTGGCCACCCTGCAGAAGAAACTGGAGGAGTTGGACCTGGATGAACAGCAGAAGAAGCGTCTCGAGGCCTTCCTCACCCAGAAGGCCAAAGTGGGTGAGTTGAAGGATGACGACTTCCACCACATCTGCGAGCTAGGTGCTGGGAATGGCGGCGTGGTCAACAAGGTCCGCCACAAACCTTCGGGCCTAGTCATGGCAAGGAAG TTGATCCACCTTGAGATCAAACCGGCCATCCGTAACCAGATCATCCGTGAGCTGCAAGTGCTGCACGAGTGCAATTCCCCCTACATCGTTGGCTTCTATGGAGCTTTCTACAGCGATGGGGAGATAAGCATCTGCATGGAGCACATG GATGGGGGATCCTTGGATCAGGTGCTGAAGGAAGCCAGGAGAATCCCAGAGGAGATTCTTGGAAAAGTCAGCATAGCT GTTCTTAGGGGCCTGGCTTATCTGCGGGAGAAGCACCAGATTATGCATAGAG ACGTGAAGCCATCCAACATTTTGGTGAACTCGCGTGGAGAGATCAAGCTGTGCGATTTCGGTGTCAGTGGCCAGCTCATCGACTCCATGGCCAATTCCTTTGTGGGGACCCGCTCGTACATGTCG CCCGAGCGTCTGCAGGGCACCCACTACTCGGTGCAGTCGGATGTGTGGAGCATGGGCCTTTCCCTGGTGGAGTTATCCATCGGTCGCTATCCCATTCCTCCTCCAGACGCCAAGGAGCTAGAGGCTATTTTTGGCCGCCCTGTGACTGATGGGGCTGAAGGAGGTATCCACAGCACCTCCCCGCGCCCCAGGCCCCCGGGGCGGCCAGTCAGCG GACACGGTCCTGCCATGGCCATTTTTGAGCTCCTGGACTACATTGTGAATGAG CCTCCACCCAAGCTACCGCACGGCGTCTTCACCACGGATTTCCACGAGTTCGTCACAAAATG CCTCATCAAAAATCCCGCAGAGAGAGCTGACCTGAAGATGTTAATG AACCACACGTTTATCAAGCGCTCCGAAGTGGAGGAGGTCGACTTTGCAGGCTGGCTGTGCAGAACCATGGGGCTGAACCAGCCCAGCACCCCGACTCGCACCAGCGTTTGA
- the LOC125716379 gene encoding zinc finger and BTB domain-containing protein 7A-like isoform X2 produces MSSGARVRSGRWGGAGPRDAGEGPVGIPFPEYSTELLVGLNEQRLNGLLCDVLLVTQGHEFPAHRSVLATCSTYFHQLFTSGAAADRQSVYAIDFVRAEALATLLDFAYTATLTVSHASVQDVLSAARLLEIAPVRDVCCHLLDAKVLSLPAGCEHSEEEEMEKEEQAGAGEGEQTKRLWAREYLEYFQKGAHWQGSAAPEFRDVHSLPAPASPLPCAQRDEVPHGHRSPPAHLLKPDPEEENEKEDERDTSMWQRAIQAGAPSLNGHHCPPEDLKCEVEPYGVSASALLQEMIDSVSRKESADGADEATVDFYLNYFNSVARKGAHVAQDLLPLWATQHSGGSGEKKMRSKAFQKCPICSKVIQGAGKLPRHIRTHTGEKPYECAICKVRFTRQDKLKVHMRKHTGEKPYLCTQCGAAFAHSYDLRNHARGHTGLRPYQCPRCCKTFVRSDHLHRHLKKDGCDGEPPRRGRKPRPRDPSSLPNALGPRVHTGGGRRGLRETVQVAEVDPLCGHAYPPSTHSSQTRTQ; encoded by the exons ATGTCATCGGGGGCAAGGGTCAGGAGTGGGCGATGGGGTGGGGCGGGACCCAGAGATGCAGGGGAGGGTCCAGTGGGGATCCCCTTCCCAGAGTACAGCACGGAGCTCCTGGTCGGCCTGAACGAGCAGCGCCTCAATGGCCTCCTCTGCGACGTGCTGCTCGTCACCCAGGGCCACGAGTTCCCCGCCCACCGCTCCGTCCTGGCCACCTGCAGCACCTACTTCCACCAGCTCTTCACTTCAGGTGCTGCCGCCGACCGCCAGAGCGTCTACGCCATCGACTTTGTGCGTGCCGAGGCCCTGGCCACCCTGCTAGACTTCGCTTACACTGCAACCCTGACCGTCAGTCACGCCAGCGTGCAGGACGTGCTGAGCGCTGCTCGGCTGCTGGAGATCGCCCCTGTGCGGGAtgtctgctgccacctgctggatgCAAAAGTGCTCTCCCTGCCg GCTGGCTGTGAGCACAGCGAAGAGGAAGAAATGGAGAAAGAGGAGCAGGCAGGAGCTGGTGAGGGAGAGCAAACAAAGAGACTCTGGGCACGCGAGTACCTGGAGTACTTCCAGAAGGGGGCGCACTGGCAGGGAAGTGCTGCACCAGAATTCAGGGACGTGCATTCGCTTCCTGCTCCAGCCAGCCCTCTGCCATGTGCCCAACGTGATGAGGTGCCTCATGGACACCGCTCACCCCCAGCCCACCTGCTCAAGCCAGACCCCGAGGAGGAAAATGAAAAGGAAGACGAGAGGGACACTTCGATGTGGCAGAGGGCCATCCAGGCTGGGGCtccctccctgaatggacaccATTGCCCTCCAGAAGACCTCAAGTGTGAGGTGGAGCCATACGGTGTATCAGCTAGCGCACTGCTGCAGGAGATGATAGACTCTGTGAGCCGGAAGGAGTCGGCAGATGGTGCGGATGAAGCCACTGTGGACTTCTACCTGAACTACTTCAACAGTGTAGCGCGTAAGGGGGCCCATGTGGCACAGGACCTGCTGCCCCTGTGGGCGACGCAGCACAGTGGGGGGAGTGGGGAGAAGAAGATGAGGTCAAAGGCCTTCCAGAAGTGTCCCATTTGTTCCAAGGTGATCCAGGGAGCAGGAAAACTGCCCAGACACATCCGGACGCATACGGGCGAGAAGCCCTACGAATGTGCAATCTGCAAAGTGCGCTTCACCAG GCAGGACAAGCTGAAGGTCCACATGCGGAAGCATACGGGCGAGAAGCCCTATCTGTGCACACAGTGCGGAGCTGCTTTTGCGCACAGCTACGACCTGAGGAACCACGCCCGCGGTCACACGGGCCTGCGACCCTACCAGTGCCCCCGCTGCTGCAAGACCTTCGTCCGCTCTGACCACCTGCACCGGCACCTGAAGAAGGACGGCTGTGACGGAGAGCCACCGCGCCGTGGCCGTAAGCCACGCCCCCGGGACCCCTCCTCTCTTCCTAATGCACTCGGGCCCCGGGTGCACACTGGTGGCGGGAGGCGGGGCCTACGGGAGACGGTTCAGGTTGCTGAGGTGGATCCTCTTTGTGGTCACGCTTACCCTCCCTCCACTCACAGCTCTCAG
- the LOC125716382 gene encoding E3 SUMO-protein ligase PIAS4-A-like isoform X1 gives MAAELVEAMNMVKSFRVSDLQTLLTSMGRSKSGLKQDLVGRALRLVQTEYSPELLKNIRQLYESRFPKAPGWATQRRPELGVGPGLANSTTAYSTHGSPSASNVHSADYLNGLPKPSPSPASEVKLCPLPFYKTLETLMSPTELVIQNSDKLQDSPCSFELTQSQVDQIRNCRELRPGMKSIQVVLRICYTDAVGVQEDQYPPNIAVKVNQSYCHVPGYYPSNKPGVEPRRPCRPVNITPWLHLSTVTNHITITWGNFGKRYCVALYLVRVFTAADLFNQLETCSVESADRCRERIQEKLRFDPESEIATTGLRVSLICPLVKMRLGVPCRVLTCAHLQCFDAVFFLQMNEKKPTWTCPVCDKPAPFELLAIDGLLSEILKETEDVEEIEYLADGSWRPIKEEKEKERSSTPECPLLDICSPETNGHSPAHATSTSLSGKAGPANSGASLGASAGVGGGTVVDLTLETSSEEEDSGGRLGDSDETDDSQDSPPPKKGRYGYDKDLVTAY, from the exons ATGGCGGCCGAACTAGTGGAGGCGATG AACATGGTGAAGAGTTTTCGGGTGTCGGACCTACAGACCCTCCTGACCTCTATGGGCCGCAGTAAAAGTGGGCTGAAGCAGGACCTAGTGGGGCGTGCTCTGCGACTAGTGCAAACCGAATACAGCCCGGAGCTGCTGAAGAACATTCGGCAACTGTATGAATCGCGCTTTCCCAAGGCGCCAGGTTGGGCAACGCAACGACGCCCTGAGCTGGGTGTGGGGCCAGGGCTGGCCAACTCCACGACAGCCTACTCCACCCACGGCTCTCCATCTGCCTCCAATGTGCACAGTGCTGACTACCTCAATGGTTTGCCTAAGCCATCACCCAGTCCAGCTTCTGAGGTCAAGCTGTGCCCTCTGCCCTTCTATAAAACCCTGGAAACATTGATGTCCCCCACAGAGCTGG TCATACAGAACAGTGATAAACTGCAGGATAGTCCGTGCTCCTTTGAGCTGACACAGAGTCAAGTGGATCAGATAAGGAACTGCAG AGAGCTCCGACCAGGGATGAAGTCAATCCAGGTGGTGCTCAG aATCTGTTACACAGATGCAGTAGGTGTTCAGGAGGACCAGTACCCACCTAACATAGCTGTGAAAGTGAATCAGTCGTACTGTCATGTACCA GGCTACTACCCCTCCAACAAGCCCGGCGTGGAGCCCCGACGACCGTGTCGTCCTGTCAACATCACGCCCTGGCTACACCTGTCCACCGTCACCAACCACATCACCATCACATGGGGCAACTTCGGAAAG AGGTACTGTGTGGCGCTCTACCTAGTGCGGGTTTTCACCGCAGCAGACCTTTTCAATCAGTTGGAGACGTGCTCTGTGGAGAGTGCCGACCGGTGCCGAGAGCGCA TTCAGGAGAAACTACGCTTTGACCCAGAGAGTGAGATTGCGACTACCGGGCTGCGAGTGTCACTCATATGCCCG TTGGTGAAGATGCGACTGGGCGTGCCCTGCCGGGTGCTGACGTGCGCCCACCTGCAGTGCTTCGATGCAGTCTTCTTCCTGCAGATGAACGAAAAGAAACCCACCTGGACTTGTCCTGTGTGCGATAAACCCGCCCCATTTGAGCTGCTCGCCATTGATGG GCTGCTGTCTGAAATTCTGAAGGAAACTGAGGACGTGGAGGAGATTGAGTACTTGGCTGACGGCTCCTGGAGGCCAAtcaaagaggagaaggagaaagaACGTAGTAGCACGCCAGAGTGCCCCCTACTGGATATTT gcTCTCCAGAAACGAACGGCCACTCCCCCGCGCACGCGACCAGTACCAGCTTGAGTGGGAAGGCTGGGCCTGCTAACTCTGGCGCCAGCCTGGGGGCTTCAGCGGGAGTGGGGGGTGGAACAGTGGTGGACCTTACTTTGGAGACTTCTTCTGAGGAAGAGGATTCCGGTGGCAGGTTGGGTGACAGTGATGAGACTGATGACAGCCAGGACAGTCCGCCTCCAAAGAAAGGGCGATACGGCTATGACAAAGATCTGGTCACTGCGTACTGA
- the LOC125716389 gene encoding succinate receptor 1-like, with the protein MHRRIAELPVMNRLLLVLSLSISFSTGLCMTPNCSELPIQLEIYYLSVMYGVEFILGFLGNLIVILGYLLWMRKWRSINVYLFNLAASDLVFLCTLPYLSYTYAWKQGEVLPYMCVINRFILHINLYSSILFMIWVSLDRYLLLQNPLRQHILLKYKTAVWISAVSWLFVTIQVTPLMIFILADLKINNWTHCSDFGSLSGHETTAHLAYSLVLTLTGYIIPLLAICFFTIGITRLLKTQEGVFSQRSVSFHRPRCVALMAFLMFLVLYSPYHLMRNVYISSELTGLDSSTHSCIKSLYILSRPVAFTHSVINPVFYFLMGDKFKELLLNGIRGLCPTHCRL; encoded by the exons ATGCACAGACGCATCGCAGAGCTGCCTGTAATGAATCGTTTATTGCTGGTACTGAGTCTTAGCATCAGTTTCTCCACCGGACTTTGCATG ACCCCCAACTGCTCAGAGCTGCCCATCCAGCTGGAAATATACTACTTATCCGTCATGTACGGGGTGGAGTTCATTCTGGGATTCCTGGGAAACTTGATCGTCATCCTGGGTTATCTACTCTGGATGAGGAAATGGAGGAGCATTAATGTGTATCTCTTTAACCTGGCTGCGTCTGACCTGGTATTTCTGTGCACATTACCGTACCTTTCATATACATATGCATGGAAGCAAGGGGAGGTCCTACCATACATGTGTGTCATCAATCGGTTCATCCTGCACATCAACCTGTACTCAAGCATCCTTTTCATGATCTGGGTCAGCCTGGACCGGTACCTGCTGCTCCAGAATCCCCTCCGCCAGCATATCCTGCTGAAATATAAAACAGCTGTTTGGATCTCGGCCGTCTCCTGGCTCTTTGTCACAATACAGGTTACCCCGCTGATGATCTTCATATTAGCTGACCTAAAAATAAACAACTGGACACACTGCAGTGATTTCGGCAGCTTGTCAGGGCATGAAACAACAGCGCACCTAGCCTACAGTTTGGTCCTGACCCTGACAGGCTACATCATACCCCTGCTTGCTATTTGCTTCTTCACTATTGGTATCACACGCCTCTTAAAGACCCAGGAAGGGGTGTTCAGCCAGCGCTCCGTCAGCTTTCATCGTCCTCGCTGCGTCGCACTCATGGCTTTTCTCATGTTCCTCGTGCTGTACTCGCCCTACCACCTGATGCGAAATGTATACATCAGTTCAGAGCTgactgggctggacagctccacGCACAGCTGTATAAAGAGCCTGTATATCCTCAGCCGGCCTGTGGCTTTCACCCACAGCGTCATTAACCCAGTCTTTTATTTCCTCATGGGGGATAAATTTAAGGAGCTGCTGCTGAATGGGATTCGAGGACTGTGCCCAACCCACTGCAGGCTGTAG
- the LOC125716379 gene encoding zinc finger and BTB domain-containing protein 7A-like isoform X3, translated as MSSGARVRSGRWGGAGPRDAGEGPVGIPFPEYSTELLVGLNEQRLNGLLCDVLLVTQGHEFPAHRSVLATCSTYFHQLFTSGAAADRQSVYAIDFVRAEALATLLDFAYTATLTVSHASVQDVLSAARLLEIAPVRDVCCHLLDAKVLSLPAGCEHSEEEEMEKEEQAGAGEGEQTKRLWAREYLEYFQKGAHWQGSAAPEFRDVHSLPAPASPLPCAQRDEVPHGHRSPPAHLLKPDPEEENEKEDERDTSMWQRAIQAGAPSLNGHHCPPEDLKCEVEPYGVSASALLQEMIDSVSRKESADGADEATVDFYLNYFNSVARKGAHVAQDLLPLWATQHSGGSGEKKMRSKAFQKCPICSKVIQGAGKLPRHIRTHTGEKPYECAICKVRFTSPASRSLIHTVLAEHITPALSASRSFCRSLDVARHDS; from the exons ATGTCATCGGGGGCAAGGGTCAGGAGTGGGCGATGGGGTGGGGCGGGACCCAGAGATGCAGGGGAGGGTCCAGTGGGGATCCCCTTCCCAGAGTACAGCACGGAGCTCCTGGTCGGCCTGAACGAGCAGCGCCTCAATGGCCTCCTCTGCGACGTGCTGCTCGTCACCCAGGGCCACGAGTTCCCCGCCCACCGCTCCGTCCTGGCCACCTGCAGCACCTACTTCCACCAGCTCTTCACTTCAGGTGCTGCCGCCGACCGCCAGAGCGTCTACGCCATCGACTTTGTGCGTGCCGAGGCCCTGGCCACCCTGCTAGACTTCGCTTACACTGCAACCCTGACCGTCAGTCACGCCAGCGTGCAGGACGTGCTGAGCGCTGCTCGGCTGCTGGAGATCGCCCCTGTGCGGGAtgtctgctgccacctgctggatgCAAAAGTGCTCTCCCTGCCg GCTGGCTGTGAGCACAGCGAAGAGGAAGAAATGGAGAAAGAGGAGCAGGCAGGAGCTGGTGAGGGAGAGCAAACAAAGAGACTCTGGGCACGCGAGTACCTGGAGTACTTCCAGAAGGGGGCGCACTGGCAGGGAAGTGCTGCACCAGAATTCAGGGACGTGCATTCGCTTCCTGCTCCAGCCAGCCCTCTGCCATGTGCCCAACGTGATGAGGTGCCTCATGGACACCGCTCACCCCCAGCCCACCTGCTCAAGCCAGACCCCGAGGAGGAAAATGAAAAGGAAGACGAGAGGGACACTTCGATGTGGCAGAGGGCCATCCAGGCTGGGGCtccctccctgaatggacaccATTGCCCTCCAGAAGACCTCAAGTGTGAGGTGGAGCCATACGGTGTATCAGCTAGCGCACTGCTGCAGGAGATGATAGACTCTGTGAGCCGGAAGGAGTCGGCAGATGGTGCGGATGAAGCCACTGTGGACTTCTACCTGAACTACTTCAACAGTGTAGCGCGTAAGGGGGCCCATGTGGCACAGGACCTGCTGCCCCTGTGGGCGACGCAGCACAGTGGGGGGAGTGGGGAGAAGAAGATGAGGTCAAAGGCCTTCCAGAAGTGTCCCATTTGTTCCAAGGTGATCCAGGGAGCAGGAAAACTGCCCAGACACATCCGGACGCATACGGGCGAGAAGCCCTACGAATGTGCAATCTGCAAAGTGCGCTTCACCAG tcctgcttccaggagcctgatacacactGTCCTAGCAGAGCACATCACGCCTGCTCTTAGTGCTTCCCGCTCCTTTTGCCGGTCACTTGATGTCGCCCGTcatgattcatga